The Mycolicibacterium flavescens genome has a segment encoding these proteins:
- a CDS encoding putative F420-dependent oxidoreductase, Rv2161c family, which produces MRVKLPISLSGVLGFAVPQFGASARADLARYAASAESLGADSLWVGDRLLTAVHPSVGYAGQDTIPEQFRAGLDPFITLAVVAAATSRVRLGSSVFVAPWYPPVQLCRQLTAIDVVSGGRLVPGFGIGWSPEEFLAAGAPFRARGAQLDEVLDAIEQLWTTNPVEHEGKRWSIPLSWVDLKPVQQPRPPIYLGGFTPASLRRIGTRGDGWLPAVLVPGGVMPEFLATQRRTIDDAAREAGRDPSAIHTCVRINVAGGTPIDAVAEAVRTLADAGYPDVFVDLMYVATDTDDHLRWVESLLAA; this is translated from the coding sequence ATGCGCGTGAAGCTACCCATTAGCCTGTCTGGCGTGTTGGGATTCGCAGTGCCGCAGTTCGGGGCGTCGGCCCGAGCGGACCTCGCGCGCTACGCGGCCAGCGCCGAAAGCCTCGGTGCGGACAGCCTCTGGGTGGGCGACCGCTTGTTGACCGCGGTGCACCCCAGTGTCGGCTACGCAGGTCAAGACACCATTCCCGAACAGTTCCGCGCCGGCCTGGACCCGTTCATCACGTTGGCGGTGGTGGCCGCCGCCACGTCGCGCGTCCGGTTGGGTAGCAGCGTGTTCGTCGCACCGTGGTACCCGCCGGTGCAGCTGTGCCGCCAGCTGACCGCCATCGATGTGGTCAGCGGAGGCAGGCTCGTTCCCGGTTTCGGGATCGGGTGGTCGCCGGAGGAGTTCCTCGCCGCCGGCGCCCCGTTCCGCGCCCGCGGCGCCCAACTGGACGAGGTGCTCGATGCCATCGAGCAGCTGTGGACGACGAATCCGGTGGAACACGAAGGCAAGCGGTGGTCGATCCCGTTGTCGTGGGTGGACCTCAAACCGGTCCAGCAACCTCGTCCGCCGATCTATCTCGGCGGGTTCACTCCGGCGAGCCTGCGGCGCATCGGGACGCGCGGCGACGGGTGGCTCCCCGCCGTGCTGGTGCCCGGAGGTGTCATGCCCGAGTTCCTTGCGACGCAGCGCCGCACCATCGACGACGCCGCCCGCGAGGCCGGCCGGGATCCGTCGGCCATACACACCTGTGTGCGCATCAACGTCGCCGGCGGCACACCGATCGATGCGGTCGCCGAGGCGGTGCGGACGCTGGCCGACGCCGGTTATCCGGACGTCTTCGTCGACCTGATGTACGTCGCCACCGACACCGACGACCACCTGCGGTGGGTCGAAAGTCTCCTGGCGGCATGA
- a CDS encoding acetyl-CoA acetyltransferase, with the protein MEARTPVLVGYGQVNQRDENPDVSPIDLMVAAARQAADPRVLEAADSVRVVNLLSWRYRDPGLLLAQRLHADNAATRYTGVGGNTPQSLVNEACRDIQNGRAEVVLIAGGEAWRTRSRLRAKGVRPDWPRQDESVPMAEGADEGVPMAGPAEIKISLDRPAYVYPMFEQALRIAAGESDEEHRRRIGELWAQFSAVAADNPHAWVRDAVPAEQIWQAGPGNRMISWPYPKLMNSNNMVDQAAVLVLTSADKATHLQIPRDRWVFPYSGTDAHDTYAIGERAEFSTSPAIRIGGRRALELAEVGIDDVGLVDVYSCFPSAVQVAANELGLPIADPARPLTVTGGLTFAGGPWNNYVTHSIATMAERLLAAPGQLGLITANGGYLTKHSFGIYGTEPPPHEFRWEDVQSEVDREPTRTALVDWAGVGTVETWTTPFDREGSPEKAFLAVRTPDDERVLAVISDAAGAAATVEEDISGAKVQVNPDGTAALR; encoded by the coding sequence ATGGAAGCCAGGACGCCGGTGTTGGTCGGCTACGGACAAGTCAACCAGCGCGACGAGAACCCCGACGTGTCGCCGATCGACCTGATGGTCGCGGCCGCACGCCAAGCAGCGGACCCCAGGGTCCTTGAGGCAGCCGACTCGGTTCGGGTGGTCAATCTCCTTTCGTGGCGGTACCGCGATCCCGGATTGCTTCTCGCGCAACGCCTCCACGCCGACAACGCCGCGACCCGCTATACAGGGGTCGGCGGTAATACGCCGCAGTCGCTGGTCAACGAGGCGTGCCGAGACATCCAGAACGGTCGGGCCGAGGTGGTTCTGATCGCGGGCGGTGAAGCCTGGCGCACCCGAAGCCGGCTGCGCGCCAAGGGCGTGCGGCCGGACTGGCCGCGCCAGGACGAGTCCGTCCCGATGGCCGAGGGCGCCGACGAAGGGGTCCCGATGGCCGGGCCCGCCGAAATCAAGATCAGCCTGGACCGGCCTGCCTATGTCTACCCGATGTTCGAGCAAGCCCTGCGTATCGCCGCGGGCGAGTCCGACGAGGAGCACCGACGCCGGATCGGTGAGCTGTGGGCACAATTCAGTGCGGTCGCCGCGGACAACCCCCACGCGTGGGTCCGAGACGCGGTGCCGGCCGAGCAGATCTGGCAGGCCGGACCGGGCAACCGGATGATCAGCTGGCCCTATCCGAAGCTGATGAACTCCAACAACATGGTCGACCAGGCTGCGGTGCTGGTGCTCACCTCGGCAGACAAGGCCACGCATCTGCAGATCCCCAGGGACCGTTGGGTGTTCCCGTACTCGGGCACCGACGCGCACGATACCTATGCGATCGGCGAGCGCGCGGAGTTCTCCACGTCTCCTGCGATTCGGATCGGGGGGCGGCGGGCCTTGGAACTGGCCGAGGTCGGCATCGACGATGTCGGGCTCGTCGACGTCTACTCGTGCTTCCCTTCGGCGGTTCAGGTGGCCGCCAACGAGCTCGGCCTCCCGATCGCAGACCCCGCCAGACCGCTGACGGTGACCGGCGGGCTGACCTTCGCGGGCGGGCCGTGGAACAACTACGTCACTCACTCGATCGCGACCATGGCCGAACGACTCCTCGCCGCCCCCGGCCAGCTCGGGTTGATCACCGCCAACGGCGGATACCTCACCAAGCACAGCTTCGGCATTTACGGCACCGAACCGCCGCCACACGAGTTTCGTTGGGAAGACGTGCAATCGGAGGTCGACCGCGAGCCGACCCGAACGGCGCTCGTGGACTGGGCCGGGGTGGGCACCGTGGAGACGTGGACGACACCGTTCGACCGCGAGGGCTCACCGGAGAAGGCATTCCTCGCGGTTCGGACCCCCGACGACGAGCGGGTGCTGGCGGTCATCTCAGACGCGGCGGGGGCGGCGGCGACGGTTGAGGAGGACATCTCGGGCGCGAAGGTCCAGGTCAATCCGGACGGTACGGCCGCATTGAGGTAG
- a CDS encoding conserved protein containing a Zn-ribbon-like motif, possibly RNA-binding: protein MTRMRWLGDQETKPAPPRLALVQSLVNTAELPSGPDRLADPDDARPWLQNKGLLDPGDGIDEGDLDLLRGLREALRAMLVHNAGGPPPTAAALAPLRAAAGGAARAEVEDSGRIRLSAVGTSLHDRLTELLLAIHDAQRDGSWSLLKACANEECQWAFYDRSRNHRGTWCSMATCGNKLKNREFRARKRASH, encoded by the coding sequence ATGACTCGCATGCGGTGGCTGGGGGACCAGGAGACGAAACCGGCACCGCCGCGTCTCGCCCTGGTTCAGAGCCTGGTCAACACGGCGGAGTTGCCGTCCGGCCCCGACCGTTTGGCCGATCCGGACGACGCGCGGCCGTGGCTGCAGAACAAGGGATTGCTGGATCCCGGTGACGGCATCGACGAGGGCGACCTCGATCTGCTGCGTGGTTTGCGCGAGGCCCTGCGCGCGATGCTGGTCCACAACGCCGGTGGTCCGCCGCCGACTGCGGCGGCGTTGGCGCCGCTGCGGGCCGCGGCCGGTGGCGCCGCACGGGCCGAGGTCGAAGACTCGGGGCGGATACGGCTTTCGGCGGTGGGCACCTCGCTGCACGACCGCCTCACCGAACTGCTACTGGCGATCCACGATGCGCAGCGCGACGGCTCCTGGTCGCTGTTGAAGGCATGTGCCAACGAGGAGTGCCAGTGGGCCTTCTACGACCGCTCGCGTAACCACCGTGGCACCTGGTGCAGCATGGCGACTTGCGGTAACAAGCTCAAGAACCGTGAGTTCCGCGCCCGCAAGCGCGCCTCGCACTGA
- a CDS encoding abortive infection protein produces MSDQAALAERPHPLVEQLSALHHFRTYVDIAVVVVVLALTNLIAHFTTPWASVATVPAAALLLVALVRSRGLGWAELGLSREHLKSGTGYALGAVAMVLSVIAIGALLPWTRPMFMNNNYATISGALIASMVIIPLQTVIPEELAFRGVLHGALDRAWGWRGVAAAGSLLFGLWHIATSLGLTSSNVGFTRIFGGGVMGTVAGVTLAVVATGIAGFVFTWLRRRSGSLIAPIALHWSLNGLGALAAAFVWHLS; encoded by the coding sequence GTGTCCGACCAAGCCGCCCTCGCCGAGCGCCCGCATCCGCTGGTCGAACAGCTCTCCGCGCTGCACCACTTCCGCACCTACGTCGACATCGCAGTGGTCGTGGTGGTGTTGGCGCTGACGAACCTGATCGCGCACTTCACCACGCCGTGGGCCAGCGTGGCGACGGTGCCTGCGGCGGCGCTGCTTCTGGTGGCGCTGGTCCGCTCCCGCGGCCTCGGGTGGGCCGAACTCGGCCTGAGCCGCGAACACTTGAAGTCCGGAACCGGCTACGCGCTGGGCGCCGTCGCGATGGTGTTGTCGGTCATCGCGATCGGTGCGCTGCTGCCGTGGACGCGGCCGATGTTCATGAACAACAACTACGCCACGATCTCGGGCGCGCTCATTGCGTCGATGGTCATCATCCCCCTGCAGACCGTGATCCCCGAGGAACTGGCGTTCCGCGGCGTGCTGCACGGAGCGCTCGACCGCGCCTGGGGCTGGCGTGGTGTCGCCGCGGCCGGTTCGCTGTTGTTCGGACTCTGGCACATCGCCACCTCGCTGGGCCTGACCAGTAGCAACGTCGGCTTCACCCGGATCTTCGGCGGAGGGGTGATGGGCACCGTTGCAGGCGTGACGCTGGCGGTGGTCGCCACCGGCATCGCGGGCTTCGTCTTCACCTGGTTGCGGCGCCGCAGCGGCAGCCTGATCGCGCCGATCGCGCTGCACTGGTCGCTGAACGGACTCGGCGCGCTGGCGGCCGCGTTCGTGTGGCATCTGAGCTGA
- the apa gene encoding Fibronectin-attachment protein (FAP): protein MPAGWKVADSTQLSYGQVLLTKDAPEGAEPPNDTSILLGRLDLKLFAGAETDNTKAAQRLASDMGEFFMPFPGTRVNQETVELNADGMPGVASYYEVKFTDTNKPNGQIWAGVVGNPVEPGTPRGQRTPERWFVVWLGTANNPVPKEEAVTLANSIRPYTPPAAPEAPPADPNAPAPPPADPNAPPPPPADPNAPPPPADPNAPAPRPAVGVPVPVAPENAPGMTPPA from the coding sequence GTGCCCGCCGGATGGAAAGTGGCGGATTCGACGCAGCTTTCCTACGGCCAGGTGTTGCTGACCAAGGACGCCCCCGAAGGCGCCGAGCCGCCCAACGACACCAGCATTTTGCTCGGCCGGCTCGACCTGAAGCTCTTCGCGGGCGCCGAGACGGACAACACGAAGGCTGCGCAGCGGTTGGCCTCCGACATGGGCGAGTTCTTCATGCCGTTCCCCGGCACCCGGGTCAACCAGGAGACCGTCGAGCTCAATGCCGATGGCATGCCGGGCGTCGCGTCGTACTACGAGGTGAAGTTCACCGACACGAACAAGCCGAACGGACAGATCTGGGCCGGCGTGGTGGGCAACCCGGTCGAACCGGGTACGCCGCGCGGTCAGCGCACCCCCGAGCGGTGGTTCGTGGTCTGGCTCGGGACCGCGAACAACCCTGTGCCGAAGGAAGAAGCGGTGACGCTGGCCAATTCGATCCGGCCGTACACCCCACCCGCGGCGCCTGAGGCCCCGCCCGCCGATCCGAACGCACCGGCGCCACCGCCGGCCGATCCCAACGCGCCGCCTCCGCCGCCCGCGGATCCCAACGCGCCGCCTCCGCCGGCCGATCCCAACGCGCCTGCCCCGCGGCCCGCGGTCGGCGTGCCGGTTCCGGTCGCGCCGGAGAACGCGCCCGGGATGACGCCACCGGCCTGA
- the frc_9 gene encoding putative acyl-CoA transferase/carnitine dehydratase → MSEPLLASVRVLDLGGAESDGVSRLYADLGADVLKIEPPGGRSDRQALPAVAGASIPFRLHNANKRCAVLDPASPDGRGALRDLAGTADIVVDGGRPGGAVQFGTSCAALAQQFGHLVVLSVTDFGADGPYASWRATDPVLYALSTALSRTGPTAGTPVLPPVGLASGTAATQAAWAALAAYYHRLRTGTGDYIDFSRFEAVLQSLDPPFGSEGQAAVGVKKTTEIWRGRPRNQNIYPIFACKDGHVRICLLSPRQWQGMRAWLGEPEQFADPKFDTIAARYGASRELNALIGDFVANQTMEALVTEGQERGVPIAAVLTPTETLASEHFRAVGALTTAEFAPGADVVAPVGPFVVDGHHRGLRWLAPAPGADEPAWATPSSVTASQGTVAPQRPFEGMRILDLGVIVAGGELGRLFADLGAEVVKIESAAYPDGLRQAPPGQVMSRSWALTHRNEQSLGLDLRTPAGADLFARLVTGADAVFANFKPGTLASLGFSYDRLRELNPRIVLGESSAFGVAGPWSSRMGYGPLVRATTGVTALWASADGGFYDATTIFPDHVSARLTAIAALAALIRRERTGQPAHVHVSQAEAAVSQLATRYVTESAGAAGLPVVDDTAAHGVYPCAGDDEWCVISLRCEIDHAALGSVTGGVDTAEWTRTRDKTVVARTLQDAGIAAAPMNRAVDVPADPQVRHRKLYSDMEHPLFDAPILTETGPAPYTNIPPALLRPAPMPGEQTREICRQILDIPAEETDRLIADGTLFAYRERP, encoded by the coding sequence ATGAGCGAACCACTGCTGGCATCCGTGCGGGTGCTCGACCTCGGCGGCGCCGAATCCGACGGAGTGAGCCGGCTCTACGCCGACCTCGGAGCCGATGTCCTGAAGATCGAGCCGCCCGGTGGGCGGTCCGACCGGCAGGCGCTCCCGGCGGTGGCCGGAGCGAGTATTCCGTTCCGCTTGCACAACGCGAACAAGCGGTGCGCGGTTCTGGACCCCGCCAGCCCCGACGGCCGCGGGGCACTGCGGGATTTGGCGGGCACCGCCGATATCGTCGTCGACGGCGGAAGACCCGGCGGGGCAGTCCAATTCGGAACATCGTGCGCCGCCCTGGCTCAACAGTTCGGCCACCTCGTCGTGTTATCGGTCACGGACTTCGGCGCCGACGGGCCGTATGCCTCGTGGCGGGCCACCGACCCCGTGTTGTACGCGTTGTCGACGGCACTGTCGCGTACCGGGCCGACGGCCGGCACCCCGGTGCTTCCCCCGGTCGGACTGGCATCGGGAACCGCTGCGACACAGGCGGCATGGGCAGCGCTGGCCGCCTACTACCACCGGTTACGGACTGGGACAGGCGATTACATCGACTTCTCCCGGTTCGAGGCGGTGCTCCAGTCGCTGGATCCGCCGTTCGGATCAGAAGGTCAGGCGGCCGTCGGCGTCAAGAAGACCACCGAAATCTGGCGCGGCAGACCACGCAACCAGAACATCTATCCGATCTTCGCTTGCAAGGACGGACATGTACGGATCTGCCTGCTGTCCCCGCGCCAGTGGCAGGGCATGCGCGCCTGGCTGGGTGAACCCGAACAGTTCGCCGACCCCAAGTTCGACACGATCGCGGCGCGGTATGGGGCATCTCGCGAACTCAACGCCTTGATCGGCGATTTCGTCGCAAACCAGACCATGGAGGCTCTGGTCACCGAGGGACAAGAGCGGGGCGTTCCCATCGCGGCCGTGCTCACCCCCACGGAGACACTGGCCTCCGAGCACTTCCGCGCGGTCGGTGCGCTGACCACCGCCGAGTTCGCCCCGGGCGCCGATGTCGTCGCCCCGGTGGGACCGTTCGTCGTCGACGGCCATCATCGCGGCCTGAGGTGGTTGGCCCCCGCTCCCGGCGCTGACGAACCCGCCTGGGCCACACCGTCATCGGTGACAGCATCGCAGGGTACGGTCGCGCCGCAGCGTCCTTTCGAGGGGATGCGCATCCTCGACCTCGGCGTCATCGTCGCCGGGGGCGAGCTGGGCAGGTTGTTCGCCGACCTCGGCGCCGAGGTGGTCAAGATCGAGAGCGCCGCCTATCCCGACGGGCTGCGCCAGGCCCCGCCCGGTCAGGTGATGAGCAGGTCCTGGGCGCTGACCCACCGCAACGAGCAGAGCCTGGGGCTCGACCTGCGTACGCCCGCGGGCGCCGACCTGTTTGCTCGCCTGGTCACAGGCGCCGACGCCGTGTTCGCCAACTTCAAGCCGGGAACGCTTGCATCGCTGGGGTTCTCCTATGACCGTCTGCGGGAGCTGAATCCGCGCATCGTGCTCGGGGAGAGCAGCGCCTTCGGCGTGGCCGGTCCGTGGAGCTCGCGCATGGGGTACGGGCCGCTGGTGCGGGCCACCACCGGGGTCACCGCGTTGTGGGCGTCTGCCGACGGCGGCTTCTACGATGCGACGACGATCTTCCCGGACCACGTGTCGGCGCGGCTCACCGCGATCGCCGCACTGGCCGCGCTGATCCGGCGCGAGCGAACCGGACAGCCCGCACACGTACACGTCTCGCAGGCCGAGGCCGCGGTCAGCCAACTGGCAACCCGCTACGTCACCGAGTCCGCGGGTGCGGCAGGCCTGCCCGTCGTCGACGACACAGCGGCGCACGGTGTGTACCCGTGCGCCGGTGACGACGAGTGGTGCGTGATCTCGCTGCGCTGCGAGATCGACCACGCCGCACTGGGATCGGTCACCGGCGGCGTCGACACCGCGGAATGGACCCGCACCCGCGACAAGACCGTGGTGGCGCGCACTTTGCAGGACGCCGGGATCGCCGCCGCGCCGATGAACCGTGCCGTCGATGTGCCTGCCGACCCGCAGGTGCGGCACCGAAAGCTGTACTCCGACATGGAGCATCCGCTTTTCGACGCGCCCATACTCACCGAAACGGGGCCGGCGCCGTACACGAACATCCCTCCCGCCCTGCTGAGGCCCGCGCCCATGCCGGGGGAGCAGACCCGTGAGATCTGCCGGCAGATCCTCGACATCCCCGCCGAGGAGACCGATCGGCTCATCGCCGACGGCACGCTCTTCGCATACCGAGAAAGGCCGTGA
- the adhA_1 gene encoding AdhA_1, whose protein sequence is MTAWQIRRPGPMATRPMERVRIEVPRPGPGELAVAVRACGVCRTDLHVAEGDLPVRRPRVVPGHEVVGEVVEVGESAGAEFSVGDRVGIAWLRHTCGRCPYCLRGDENLCPQSRYTGWDADGGYAEFATVPAAYAHPLPAGYSDTELAPLLCAGIIGYRALLRADLPPGGRLGIYGFGGSAHLTTQVAVAQGAEVHVMTRGEAARELALSLGAASAQGADERPPVGLDAAILFAPVGELVPPGLEALDRGGTLAIAGIHLSDIPTLNYQRHLFQERQVRSVTANTRGDARAFLTFAGEHHIKVTSPPYPLDRADAALSDLASGRVSGAAVLVV, encoded by the coding sequence ATGACCGCCTGGCAGATTCGACGGCCGGGACCGATGGCCACCCGGCCCATGGAACGCGTGCGAATCGAGGTTCCCCGCCCGGGACCCGGCGAGCTTGCGGTGGCGGTCCGCGCATGTGGCGTGTGCCGCACCGATCTTCACGTCGCCGAAGGCGATCTGCCCGTGCGCCGGCCCCGGGTCGTGCCGGGCCACGAGGTGGTCGGCGAGGTCGTCGAGGTGGGGGAGAGCGCGGGCGCGGAGTTCTCCGTCGGCGACCGCGTCGGCATCGCGTGGCTGCGACATACGTGTGGGCGATGCCCGTACTGCCTCAGAGGCGACGAGAACCTGTGCCCACAATCGCGTTACACGGGTTGGGATGCCGACGGTGGGTACGCCGAGTTCGCCACGGTGCCAGCGGCATACGCGCATCCGCTACCAGCGGGCTACTCCGACACCGAGCTGGCGCCGCTGTTGTGCGCCGGGATCATCGGCTATCGGGCACTGCTGCGCGCGGACCTCCCACCAGGTGGCCGGTTGGGCATATACGGATTCGGCGGTAGCGCGCACCTGACCACCCAGGTGGCCGTCGCGCAGGGCGCCGAAGTTCACGTGATGACGCGCGGGGAAGCCGCGCGCGAGCTGGCCCTGAGTCTGGGGGCGGCGTCGGCTCAAGGCGCCGACGAGCGTCCGCCCGTCGGCCTCGATGCTGCGATCCTGTTCGCGCCCGTCGGTGAGCTCGTCCCACCGGGACTCGAAGCACTCGATCGTGGTGGCACGCTTGCGATCGCGGGTATTCACCTCTCCGACATCCCGACGTTGAACTACCAGCGTCACCTCTTCCAAGAGCGTCAGGTCAGATCGGTCACCGCCAACACTCGCGGCGACGCACGGGCCTTTCTGACTTTCGCCGGTGAACACCACATCAAGGTGACCAGCCCGCCATACCCGCTCGACCGGGCCGACGCCGCGCTGAGCGATCTGGCCTCCGGCCGGGTCTCCGGGGCCGCGGTGTTGGTCGTTTAG
- the xfp gene encoding phosphoketolase — translation MMMSQMTAEALSPTLSADELDLIDAYWRAANYLSVGQIYLLDNPLLREPLAPEHVKPRLLGHWGTTPGLNLVYAHLNRVICDRDVNVIYITGPGHGGPGLVANAYLEGTYSEVYSGISEDTEGMRKLFRQFSFPGGIPSHVAAETPGSIHEGGELGYALVHAYGAAFDNPDLVVACVIGDGEAETGPLATSWHSNKFLNPVTDGAVLPILHLNSYKIANPTVLARIPQEELESLMFGYGYRPITVAGDDPANVHQQLATALDEAFDQIAAIQRAARLDGERGRPLWPMLVLRTPKGWTGPQKVDGKKVEGTWRSHQVPLSGTHTNPEHRAQLEEWMRSYRPEELFDEDGALLPELRAFAPRGQRRMSANPHANGGFLLKDLDLPRFTDYAVPVDDPASESTEATRVLGTFLRDVIARNADRFRLMGPDETASNRLSATLEVTDKAWLAEVTPDDENLGSEGRVMEVLSEHLCQGWLEGYLLTGRHGLFNCYEAFIHIIDSMLNQHAKWLNSSREMPWRAPIASLNYLLTSHVWRQDHNGASHQDPGFIDHVANKRPEVVRVYLPPDANTLLSVADHCLRSRHYVNVIVAGKQPALNYLDMDSAIAHCTRGLGIWEWASNTTGEPDVVLACAGDIPTLETVAAADILRRRLPELKVRVVNVVDIMRLQPESEHPHGLSDREFDSIFTKDKPIIFAYHGYPWLIHRLTYRHANHAQLHVRGFKERGTTTTPFDMVMLNDLDRFHLVMDVIDRVAYLGSSVAGLRQEMADARLAARRYTREHGEDDPAISGWTWDPDYQAPSLSQDTLSEHDR, via the coding sequence ATGATGATGAGTCAGATGACTGCCGAGGCCCTGTCCCCCACGCTGTCCGCCGATGAACTCGACCTGATCGACGCCTACTGGCGCGCCGCCAACTATCTGTCCGTCGGCCAGATCTATCTTCTGGACAATCCACTGCTGCGCGAGCCGCTGGCGCCCGAGCACGTCAAGCCCCGGTTGCTCGGCCACTGGGGCACAACACCGGGCCTCAATCTCGTCTACGCGCACCTGAACCGCGTCATCTGCGACCGCGACGTTAACGTCATCTACATCACCGGCCCGGGACACGGCGGTCCCGGCTTGGTGGCCAACGCGTATCTCGAGGGCACCTACAGCGAGGTGTACTCGGGTATCTCCGAAGACACCGAGGGAATGCGAAAGCTGTTCCGCCAGTTCTCTTTCCCCGGTGGCATCCCCAGCCACGTCGCCGCGGAGACCCCCGGGTCCATCCACGAAGGCGGGGAGTTGGGCTACGCGCTGGTGCACGCCTACGGCGCGGCGTTCGACAACCCCGACCTGGTGGTCGCCTGTGTCATCGGTGACGGCGAAGCCGAGACCGGCCCGCTGGCGACCAGTTGGCATTCGAACAAATTCCTCAACCCGGTCACCGACGGTGCGGTCCTGCCCATCCTGCACCTCAACAGCTACAAGATCGCCAACCCCACCGTCCTCGCGCGCATTCCGCAGGAGGAACTCGAGTCGCTGATGTTCGGCTATGGCTACCGGCCCATCACCGTGGCCGGTGACGATCCGGCCAACGTGCATCAGCAGCTGGCGACGGCGCTCGACGAGGCCTTCGACCAGATCGCCGCGATCCAGCGCGCCGCTCGCCTCGACGGCGAACGGGGCCGGCCGCTGTGGCCGATGCTCGTGTTGAGGACACCGAAGGGCTGGACGGGCCCGCAGAAGGTCGACGGAAAGAAGGTCGAGGGCACGTGGCGGTCCCATCAGGTTCCGTTGTCGGGCACCCACACCAACCCCGAACACCGCGCCCAGCTCGAGGAGTGGATGCGCAGCTATCGGCCCGAAGAACTGTTCGACGAGGACGGCGCGCTACTGCCCGAGTTACGCGCGTTCGCCCCGCGCGGACAGCGGCGGATGAGCGCCAACCCGCACGCCAATGGCGGGTTCCTGCTCAAGGATCTGGACCTGCCGCGCTTCACCGATTACGCGGTGCCAGTTGACGACCCCGCCTCCGAATCGACCGAGGCGACCCGGGTGCTCGGGACGTTTCTTCGTGACGTCATCGCGCGTAACGCCGACCGATTCCGGTTGATGGGACCCGACGAGACCGCGTCCAACCGGCTGTCGGCGACCCTCGAGGTGACCGACAAGGCGTGGCTGGCCGAGGTCACCCCCGACGACGAGAACCTCGGTTCGGAGGGCCGGGTGATGGAGGTGCTGTCCGAACACCTCTGCCAGGGCTGGCTCGAGGGATATCTGCTGACGGGCAGACACGGGCTGTTCAACTGCTACGAGGCGTTCATCCACATCATCGACTCCATGCTCAACCAGCACGCCAAGTGGCTCAACAGCAGTCGGGAGATGCCCTGGCGGGCGCCGATCGCATCGCTGAATTACCTTCTGACATCGCATGTCTGGCGCCAGGACCACAACGGCGCGTCGCACCAGGATCCCGGCTTCATCGACCACGTCGCCAACAAGCGCCCCGAGGTCGTGCGGGTGTACCTGCCGCCCGATGCCAACACCTTGCTGTCGGTGGCCGACCACTGCCTGCGCAGCCGCCACTACGTCAACGTGATCGTCGCCGGAAAGCAACCGGCGCTGAACTACCTGGACATGGATTCGGCGATCGCGCACTGCACGCGCGGTCTGGGGATCTGGGAGTGGGCGAGCAACACGACCGGGGAGCCCGACGTGGTGCTCGCATGCGCCGGAGACATCCCGACCCTGGAAACGGTGGCGGCCGCCGACATCCTGCGTCGGCGGCTGCCCGAGCTCAAGGTGCGGGTGGTCAACGTCGTCGACATCATGCGGCTGCAACCGGAGTCCGAGCACCCGCACGGCCTGTCCGATCGCGAATTCGACTCGATCTTCACCAAGGACAAGCCGATCATCTTCGCCTATCACGGCTATCCCTGGCTGATTCACCGACTGACCTACCGGCACGCCAACCATGCCCAGTTGCATGTGCGCGGCTTCAAGGAACGCGGCACCACGACGACCCCGTTCGACATGGTGATGCTCAACGACCTCGACCGGTTCCATCTGGTCATGGACGTGATCGACCGCGTCGCCTATCTGGGCAGCAGCGTGGCCGGGCTGCGCCAGGAGATGGCCGACGCGCGCTTGGCGGCCCGGCGCTACACCCGGGAACACGGCGAGGACGATCCGGCGATCTCGGGGTGGACGTGGGACCCGGATTACCAAGCGCCGTCGCTGTCGCAGGACACCCTCAGCGAACACGACCGCTAG